TGCCCGCCGAGCTGGCCGCGCTCGCGGCGTGGTGCGAGGACCACGGGGTGCAGCTGATCAGCGACGAGATCTACCACGGCATCACCTACGACGGCGGCGCCGGGACGAGCGGGACCGAGACGAGCGGGACCGCGGTCCGCGCGTCGTCGGCGTGGTCGACCAGCCGCGAGGCGGTCGTCTTCTCCTCGTTCTCGAAGTACTTCTCGATGACCGGGTGGCGCATCGGGTGGATGCTCGTGCCGCCGCGGCTGCGCCGCGCGGTCGACGTGCTCACCGGGAACTTCACGATCTGCCCGCCCGCCCTGGCCCAGCGGGCCGCGCTGGCGGCGTTCACCCCGCAGGCGTACGCCGAGTGCGACGCCCACGTGCTGCGCTACGCCGACAACCGCGAGGTCCTGCTGGCCGGGCTCCGCGACCTGGGCGTCGACCGGCTGGCACCCGCCGACGGCGCCTTCTACGTGTACGCCGACGTCGGTCACCTCACCGACGACTCGATGGCGTTCGCCCACCGGCTGCTCGCCGAGACCGGGGTCGCGCTGACGCCGGGCATCGACTTCGACACCACCGAGGGGTCCCGCTTCGTGCGGCTGTCGTTCGCCGGATCGCGTCAGGACGTCGAAGTTGCCCTCGAACGGCTGCGTCTCTGGCTACCGTGAAGTGCCCGCCGGACTTGTCCGGTCCGTCCCCCCGTGTCCCGAGGTGCTCGATGCGTCGTCGTGTCCCCACCCCCACCCTGTTCCGAGCCCGGCACTCCAGCCGGCGCTCCGGCCCCCCGTCGGGCGTGCGCCCGGTCGGCCTGGTCGCCGCCGCCGTGGTCGCCGCCCCCCTGCTGGCCGCGCCCGGAGCGTCGGCGGCCGCCCCGTCGGTGTCGTGGTCGGACCGGTCGGTGGTCGCCGGCCGGGCGATGACGGCCACCGTCGGACCGTCGAGCGTGGACGGTGCGGCGGTCGGCCTGCAGCGCAAGTTCCCCGAGGGCTGGCGGGTGGCGGACGGCACGCCGCGCGTGACCTCGGGCGGGCTGGTCCTCGACGTGCCCACCGACCAGTACGGCACGTTCTCCTTCCGCGTCGTCGCCACCAAGCAGGGCAGCGTGTCCGCCACCGACCCGGTGAAGGTGACCGTCAGCCCGCCGTACGCCCCGGCCGGGAGCGCCGCCTCCCACTCCTTCATGACCAACCCGCGCTGGCTGTGGGACTCCTGCTCCGGCCCGATCACGTGGAGGTTCAACCCGGCCTCCGCGCCGAGCGGCGGCCTCGACCAGGTCGCGGGCTCGTTCGACCGGGTGCACGCCGCCACGGGCCTCGACTTCGTCTACGCCGGCACGACCGACGTCACCCCGCAGCCGATCGACCCAGGCGCCTCGGGGGCCGACATCGTGGTGGGGTGGATCGGCGGCCAGAGCTTCGCGCAGCGCCACGGCTCCGCGGTCGGGGTCGGCGGAGCGGCGTACTGGACCGACCACCGCCTCGCCAACGGCACTCGGGTGAAGCGCGCCTTCGAGGGCGGCGTGGTGCTGAACGCGGGCTACAACGACCGGATGGGCAGCGGGTTCGGCAGTGGCGTCACCTGGGGTGACGTGCTCATGCACGAGATCGGGCACGTGATCGGGCTGGGCCACGTCAGCTCGGACAAGCAGATGATGTTCGGCCGGGTCACCGCCCGGGCGGCCCGGTGGGGCGCCGGCGACCTCGCCGGATTCCGCAAGGTGGGCGACACCATGGGGTGCGTCACCGCGGTGAACCAGCGGGCGCGCACCGAGCCCGTGCGCGTCGTGGCCCGCCACTGACCCCGGACGCACGAGCAGCCCGGCCCCCACGGGGACCGGGCTGCACGCACGTGGACGCGAGGCCTCCGGACCGGAGGCGTCGGGGCGGTCAGACGGTGGAGTGCTTGCGCTTGCCCAGCACGCCCTCGGCGGTGCCGATGAGCAGGACCGCGGCGATGACGGCGAGGACGAAGCCGAGGAAGTCCAGCTCCCAGATGGAGCCGGTGCCGATCAGGTAGGCGATGGTGCCGCCGATGAGGGAGCCGACGACCCCCAGGAGGAGCGTCGCGACGATGCCGAGGTTCTGTCGGCCGGGCTTGATGAGACGTGCGAGGGCGCCGATGACGAGGCCCGCGACGAGGAATCCGATCATGAGTGAGTTGTTCCCGCCCCAAGCGCCCCGTGAACCACATACCCACCGGTAGTAACGCTGTTGTCAGTCGCCGCTGCCCTCGAGCTCACGAGACGAGCAGCACGCGATCAGGACGCGGGCTCGGAAAGCGCCCGAATCGGTCGCGCCCGGGTTACGGTCGGTGGACAGGAAGCGGGCGTTGTAGGTGTGTTCCTGTCGCTGCCACCACCTCCCAGGAGCACTCCATGACCGCTGAGCCCCCGTCCGACCCGCGCCCGGACCGGCGTACGGCCGCTGCACCGGACGCCACGCACGCCCGCCCCCGCGGGCTGATGCACGACCACGAGGTCGGACGCCGACGCTTCCTCGGCTACGTGCTGGGCGGGGCCACCCTGGTCGCCGGCGCCGACTTCCTGCTGTCGCCCGTGACCGCGCCCGCGGCTGCGGTCGTGCCCTCGGGTCCGCAGCCCGCGGAGGCCTACGACCTGCTCGACTTCCTCAACGACTCCACCCGCCCGACCGCGAACCTCATCCAGGTCGAGGTCGGTGAGGACGGGCGGGCCTCCTTCGCGCTGCACCGCATGGAGGTGGGTCAGGGCATCACCACCGCGGTCGCGATGCTCATCGCCGAGGAGCTCGAGATCCCCGTATCCCAGGTGGACGTGACGCTCGCGCCGGCCCGCCCCGAGCTGGTCTTCAACCAGCTCACCGGCGGCTCGCAGACCATGTTCACGACGTTCGCGCCGATCCGGGTCGCCGCCGCCACCGCACGGCTCGCCCTGCTCGACGCCGCCGCGATCCTGCTCGACGACGAGGTGGCGAACCTGGAGTCGAAGGAGGGCGTGGTCACCGGCCCGTCCGGCAGCCTGACCTACGGCGAGATCGTCACCCGGACCGCGTCGTTCCCCGAGGTCACCCGCGAGATCGAGCTCAAGGGTGCCGAGGACTTCCAGGTCATCGGTCGGCCCTACGACCGCATCGACGCGCGCGACGCCGTCACGGGCCGCAAGGACTTCACCACCGACCTCCAGGTGCCCGGCGCGCTGCCCACCATGGTCTGTCGCGCCCCCACGCTCAACGGCACCCTGGTGCGTCTGCTGAACCGCAGCGAGGTCCTCGCCATGAGCGGCGTCAAGGACGTCGCCGAGATGGAGTTCGGGGTCGCCGTGCGTGCGCGCACCTTCGGCCAGTGCATCGACGCCGTACGACGCGTGCGGGCGCGCTGGGCGGACGGTCCGGTGGCCGGTCAGAGCGACTCCGACATCGCCCGCGAGCTGCGTGCGGCCGAGGTGCCGCTGACGCTGCCGGACGGGGCCCCGTCGATCCCGGGGACGGCCACCACCCTGACCCGCGACATCCTGTTCCACTTCCGCAGCAACTCGGCGATGGACACCAACAGCGCGATCGCCGACGTCCGCGCCGACAGCGCGCGGATCTGGTCGGGCATGAAGTCGCCCATCACCGCGCAGGAGAAGATCGCGCTGGCTCTGGGACTGAGCCCGACGCAGGTCGAGTGCAACGTCGTCACGGCGGGTGGCTCCTTCGGGCGTCGGCTCTTCTACGACGGCGCCATGGAGGCCGCACTCATCTCGAAGAAGATGGGCAAGCCGGTCAAGCTCATGTGGCACCGCGCCGACGACGCCCGCGCCGGGCGCGGCCACCCGATGTGCACCTCCCGCGCCCAGGCCAACGTCCTGGCCGGCGAGGTCGTCTCCTTCGTGCAGGAGCACACCTCGGTGGAGACCGACTACCGCCACGGGCTGGGCGAGGTCATCACGGCGCTCTACACCGAGAGCCCGGGCGGGACGCCGAACCAGACCTTCTCGCAGACGGTCTTCCAGCTGACCCAGGACCTCGGCTACAACGTCGGCGCGGTCGCGCAGAACCTCACCGAGGTCGACATGCGCTTCAACACCGGCTCGATGCGCAACATCTACTCCCCCGACGTGCGCTGCACCGCCGAGCTGCTGATGAACGACCTCGCCGAGGAGCTCGGCAAGGACGCCCTGGAGCTGCGGCTGGAGCTGGCCAAGGACGAGCGCGTCCGGGGCGTGCTGGAGGCCGTGGCCGAGGCCGGGCAGTGGGGTCGCTCCCTGCCGTCGGGTGTCGCCCAGGGCATCGCCATCCACAAGGAGTACAAGGGCGCGTCCGCCGCGCTCGTCGAGGTCGACGCCCGGCCGCGCCAGGTCAACCGCGACATCCGCGAGGCCGTCACCGGTCCGCGCGTCACCCGGGTCACCTTCGCGATCGACGTGGGTCAGGTGGTCAACCCGCGCGGGCTCGAGGCCCAGATGCAGGGCGGCATCAACGACGGCATCGCCCTGGCGCTGACCTCGAGCATGCACCTGCGCGACGGGCACTTCCTCGAGGCCAGCTGGGACAACTACTTCTACACCCGGCAGTGGAACACCCCGCCGAAGGTGGAGGTCATCCTCGTCGACAGCGGGACCGACGTCACCGGAGGTGCGGGAGAGGCCGGCGTCGCCTCGACGTTCGCCGCCGTCGCCGGCGCCTGGGAGAAGGCCACCGGCCGGCGGGCGACGTACTTCCCGGTCAACCACAAGGAGCTCAGCTTCACCCCCAAGACCTACGTGCCGCCGATCCCCCCGTCGCCACGCAACGGCCTGAAGCTCACCTACTGAGTCCCGACGATCTCGAACGAGGAAGAACCATGCCGAAGCACACCTTCAAGCTCAACGGCGAGACCGTCACCGTCAAGGTCGCCGACGACGTCCGGCTCCTGTGGGTCCTGCGCGACATCCTCGGGGTCACCGGCCCCAAGTACGGCTGTGGCATCAACGTCTGCAAGGCCTGCACGTCGCACATCAACGGCAAGGCGTTCAACCCGTGCGCCGTGCCGATCGACCAGATCAAGCGCACCGACGAGATCACCACCATCGAGGGCCTGCCCGACGCCCCCGACGGCGGTGGCGGTGACCTGCACCCGATGCAGGAGGCCTGGCTGGACCGTGACGTCGCGCAGTGCGGCTACTGCCAGCCCGGCCAGATCATGGCTGCGGTCGCCCTGGTCCGTCGGGCCAAGCGACAGGGTCGCGAGATCACCGACGCCGACCTCGACGGCATCCGCAACATCTGCCGCTGCGGGACCTACACGCGCATCCGCGAGGCCATCAAGCAGGGTGCCGAGCAGATGTGACGGCCGGGGCGCGGCCCCACGCCACAGGACGAAGCCCTGTCCCGCGTTCGCGGGACAGGGCTTCGTCGATGTCCTGAGACATCACACGGCGGTGGCGGAGGGATTTGAACCCTCGGTGGGCTTTCACCCACAAACGCTTTCGAGGCGTTCTCCTTAGGCCGCTCGGACACGCCACCGCGGACGAGGGTACTAGAGGTCGGTCGAGGCGGAGAAATCGCCCCTCAGCGGACGATCGGCGCCTGGCCCCGGTCGCCCCGCGCGCCGCGGCGGGCGCGGAAGAACTCCCGCAGCAGCTCGCCCGCCTCGACCTCGAGCACGCCCGAGACGACCGCGGGCCGGTGGTTGAGGCGAGGGTCGCGCACGGCGTCGTACAGGGAGCCGGCGGCGCCGGCCTTCGGGTCGTGGGCGCCAAACACCAGCCGGTCGACGCGGGCGAGCACGATCGCGCCGGCGCACATCGTGCACGGCTCCAGGGTGACCACGAGCGTGCAGCCGTCCAGGCGCCACGACCCGCGCACCTGCGAGGCACCGCGCAGCGCCATCACCTCGGCGTGGGCGGTCGGGTCCTGCTCGGCCTCGCGGCGGTTGCGCCCGGTCGCGATCACGCTGCCGTCGGCGTCGAGGACGAGTGCGCCGACGGGCACGTCCTCGGTGCGCAGGGCGTCCAGGGCCTCGACCAGCGCCCCGCGCATCGGCTCGGTCCAGTCGCCGCCGGACACGTCGTACGTCGTGCTCACGAGGCCGGGGCACCCAGGGTCGCGTCGTACGCCGTGGCGAAGCCGACCTCGCGGGCCACCTGCTCGAGGATCTCGTCGGGGTAGAGGTCGTAGTCGTCGAGCAGCGCGCCGAGGGCGCTGGCCGGCATGCCGAGGTCGGAGACGATCGCGAGGTCGCCGGCCGGCATCTGCTCGTCGTCGACGGCCGGCAGCGGGATGCCCAGCTGCTCGACCACCGAGCGCGCCAGCGCCCAGTCGTGCGAGGCGGTCACGTCGCTGAGAAGCCAGCGGGCGCTGTCACCGCTCACCCGCCCCAGCACGAAGAACTCCTCGTCGACCGACACCAGGCCCAGCGAGCCGAAGTCCCCGGGCCAGCGACGCAGCTCGGCCGACAGCATGTCGGTGTCGTGGAGCCGGTCCTCGTCGATCTCCTCGATCCGCCAGACGCCCTCCTCGCAGAAGACCGCGAGCGCGAAGTCGACTCCGTCCTCGACAGGCTCAGCCACCACGGCCTCCTCGACATCGCACGCCGGCGTCCGCAGGAGCAGCCGCCGCCTCGATCATGGCACCTCCCCGCACGGGCCCACCAGAGCCGGGCGGCTGGACCGGACCGGCGCGAAGTTGGCTACGGTGAGCGCCATGCGCGTTCACGTCGTCGACCACCCGCTCATCTCGCACAAGCTCACGACGCTGCGCGACGCGGACACCGACTCCCCCACGTTCCGCCGGCTGACCGAGGAGCTCGTGACGCTGCTGGCCTACGAGGCCACCCGCGACGTGCGCGTCGAGCCGGTCACGGTGCAGACCCCGGTCGCCCCGGCCGAGGGCGTGCGACTCTCGGTGCCGCGGCCGCTGGTGGTGCCGATCCTGCGCGCCGGGCTCGGCATGCTCGAGGGCATGACGCGGCTCATCCCGACCGCGGAGGTCGGCTTCCTCGGGATGGCGCGTAACGAGGAGACCCTCGAGGCCATGACGTACGCCGAGCGGCTGCCCGAGGACCTGTCGGGACGCCAGTGCTACGTCCTCGACCCGATGCTGGCCACCGGCGGCACGCTCGCCGCCGCCATCCGGTTCCTCGTCGACCGCGGCGCCGACGACATCACGGCGATCTGCCTGCTGTCGGCTCCCGAGGGCGTGGCGCGCGTCGAGCAGGACCTGGCCGACGTCGACGTACCGGTGACGATGGTGACCGCCGCGATGGACCAGAAGCTCAACGAGAAGGGCTACATCGTGCCCGGGCTCGGGGACGCCGGCGACCGGCTCTACGGCCTCGCGCAGTAGCGCCACCGCTCACTCGGGGGGCTCGAGGCCTTCCTCGCTGCAGAACTGCGGTGAGGTGTCGCCGGCGACGTCGACCGACGCGATGCGTCCGTCCGCGTCGAGCGTGAGCCCGATGATCCCGCGCGGCTGACAGCTGGTGACCGTCGTCGGACCGAGGACGACAACGGCGCCGCCCGCCGGCGCGGTCGGGGTGCGTCCGAAGCGTCCCGGGTACGTCGTGCCGACCGGGACGTCGACGGCGTAGGACAACAGCTGGATCGCGGAGACGCCACAGGCGTCGCTCAGCCCGGCGCAGACCGCCCAGGCGTCGCGGTCCATCAGGTCGGTCGGTGTGGCCTCACGGACCGGGTCGCCGCGGTCGAGGAGCGTGACGCTCTCGGCGAGGGGCGGCGGGCCCTCGACCTCGTTGTCGGCGAAGGCGCGCAACGCGTCGGCGGTGTCCTGCTGAGGCGAGAGTCCCACCGCGCCGCTCGTTGCCCCGACCGGCAAGAGGCCGTCCGGGTCAATCGTGCGGACGACGAGGGCGTCGATGCCCTCCTGCTCGTCGGCGTACATGTCGAGCAGGAAGCACGCCCGGGTCTCGTCGCCGCGCTCGTAGACGACCCAGGCGCTCGTCGCGGGCCGCCCCTGCACCGCACCCGGGAGCGTCTGCGAGTCGCCGACCCGGCAACCGACCGGGCGGTCGCCGACGCCGACCTCCCGGGAGAGGTCCCCGTCGGCTCCGGCACGCTCCTGGTAGCGGTCGTCGGCGACCGCACGGAGCGACGCCACCGGTGAGCCCTCCACCCAGGCGCCAAGGTCCTCGGGCGACGCCACCGTCGACTCCGCACCGTCGACCCAGGTCCGCACCTCGCCGGCGAACGGCGGCGGGCGCTCGCCTCGTGCGAAGTCCAGCAGCGAGAAGAACTCGGGCTGCGAGCTCGTGCACTCGGCGTCCTCGGGGAAAATGGTGACCTCGAGCCGGACCGACGTCGTCGCGGTGATCGGCGCTCCGGCTGCCGGCTCGGTGCCCAGGGCGCGGCCCGGAGAGAGGCACTCGGGCACCGCGACCGTGACGAGGTTGCCGACCCCGGCGACCTCCAGCGCGGCCAGCGCCTCGCCCTCGGTGAGGCCGAAGACGGCCGGGACGGTGGTGCCCGGCTCCGGAGCGGGCTCCGCGTCGTCGACCTCGAGGCCGGCGGTCTCGACGGCGACCTCGAGCGGGCGCTTCCCGAACTCACCGGCCACGGTGAGCTGGGCGCACGGGGCGTCCGCTGCGTCGTACTCGATCGCGTAGCGCTGGACGGTGGTCCCGGCGCCCACGCTCGGCACGAACGCGTCGCCGTCGCAGCCGGGCTCCTGCTGCTCGAGCGTGCGCCAGGTGCGGGGGATCTCCGGCGCCCAGTCGATGGCGGCCCGCAGCGCCTCGAGAGCGGACGGTGAGCCCCAGGCGGCCGGGTCCGAGGCGTCGGGCACCTCGCGACGCTCGCCGTCGACGTACGCCGTGAGGGGACCACTGAGCAGGCTCGGGGAGTCGAGCTCGCCGGTGGCGAGGCCGAGCAGCTGCCAGGGGAGGGTGAGCTCGGGTGCGCAGAACCCCGCGGCGTCGAAGTCCGCCACCTGGAGGGTGACCACCGAGCCGGGCTCCATCCGCACCCCGGTGCCCGGCAGCGTGCCGAGGGCCTGTCCCTGCGGATGGCACGCCGGGCGCTCGACGACCCGGACCTCCAGACCGGCGTCGGTGAGGATCCGGGTGGCTTCCTCGCGCTGGTGGCCGAAGACGCTCGGCACCGTGCCCGGCTCGATCTGCGCCGGGTCGACCGCCGGGTCGGGCGTGGCGTCGTCGTCCAGCGCTGCGACGCCGGCCCACACGCCGACCCCGGCCACCAGCACACCGACGGCAGCCACGAGGAGCGGCCACGCGCGGCGGCGTACCGGATCGACGGGCGCGGCGGGGCCGACCTCGATGGTGTCGGCGGCCTGGGCGAGCAGGGCGCGGGCGTCGTTCTCGGTGAGCATCAGCTGCTCCTGACGATGTCGGAGACGTGGTCGCTGGCGGCCAGGGCGGCCAGCGCGCGGGCGGTACGGGACTTGACCGTGCCGGGAGGCACGCCGAGGACGCGGGCGGTCTCGGCCTCGGACAGGTCGGCGTAGAAGCGCAGGACGAGGACCTCGCGGTGGTCCTTGGTCATGGCCGCGAGCGCGGCGCGTACGGCGAGGCCGGTGGTGGGGTCGGTCGTCGTGGCCGCCGGCTCGGGCAGCTGCTCGGTGGGGTGCTCGCCGGTCCAGCGGCGGCGCCGGCTGTCGCGGAACGAGTTGAGCAGCACCCGGTAGACGTAGGCGTCCGGCCGGTCGGCGGCGATCCGGTCCCAGCGCGGCAGGCACCGGGCGAGCGTGACCTGGACGAGGTCCTCGGCGTCATGGGGCGGGCACCCCATCAGCACGGCCGAGCGGACCAGGGCGGTCCGACGCGCAGCGACGTACGCGTCGAAGTCCTCGCGGGAGGCGTCGCCGGGCACGGTCACGACACTAAGACCGCCGAGCCCCCCGCTCCGGTTCCCTCAGGCCGCAGAAATCGTTCAAAAGAACGTTCAGAACCCGACTGTCAGGGCGTGACAGGGGTTCTGAACGTTCTTTTGAACGAAATGTGCGCGGGCGCGGGTGGCTCAGAGGGACTCGACGGTCTTGAGGACCTTGCCGAGGGAGTCCTTGGCGTCGCCGAAGAGCAGCGTGGTGGTGGGCTCGAAGAGCAGCTCGTTCTCGATGCCGGCGAAGCCGGGGCGCATCGAGCGCTTGAGGAAGACGACCTGGCGGGCCTCGTCGGCGGCCAGGATCGGCATGCCGTAGATCGGGGCCGTCTTGGTCGTCTTCGCGGCCGGGTTCACCACGTCGTTGGCTCCGACGACGAGCACCACGTCGGTGTGCTTGAACTCGGAGTTGATGTCGTCCATCTCGACGAGCTGCTCGTAGGGCACCTGGGCCTCGGCGAGCAGCACGTTCATGTGGCCGGGCATGCGGCCCGCGACCGGGTGGATGGCGTAGTCCACGCGCACCCCGCGCGCCAGGAGTACGTCGACCAGCTCACGCAGGGTGTGCTGCGCCTGGGCCACGGCCAGTCCGTAGCCCGGCACGATGATGACCCGGTCGGCGTAGGCCAGCAGGATGCCGACGTCCTCGGCCCCGGCCGACTTCACGGGCCGGTCGGAGACCTCCCCGCCGCCCAGCGTCGAGCCGCCCTTCAGCGCACCGAACATGATGTTGGTGACCGAGCGGCCCATGGCCTTGGCCATCAGCAGCGTCAGGAACGTGCCGGACGCACCGACGAGCGTGCCGCCGACGAGCAGCACGGTGTTGGACAGCACGTAGCCGCCGGCGGCCACGGTCAGGCCGGTGAACGCGTTGAGCAGCGAGATGACGATCGGCACGTCGGCGCCGCCCACGGGCAGCACCAGCAGCAGCCCGAAGGCCAGGCCGACCAGCAGCAGCACGACCGCGATCAGCATCGAGGGCTCGAGGACCGTCATCACCGACAGCACCAGCGCGGCGACGATCAGCAGCGCGAACGCCACCGGCAGGCCCGGGAAGACCACCGGGCGGGAGGTCATCAGCTCCTGCAGCTTGGCGAAGGTCACCAGCGAGCCGGAGAACGACACCGAGCCGACGAAGAGCGTGAACGCGGTCGCGGCGAGGTCGAAGCCGGGGATCGAGGCGTCGACGCCCGGGGGCAGACCCTCGACGATCGCGAGGAGCTCGTGCAGCTCCAGGGCCGCGACCAGGGCGGCCGCGCCACCACCGACGCCGTTGAACAGCGCCACCATCTGAGGCATCTGCGTCATCTGGACCCGCTGGGCCCCGAAGACGCCACCGATGGTGCCGAGGACGATCGCGCCGAGGATCAGGGGCAGGTGCCGCAGGTTGTCGACGTACAGGAACGGCAGGATGCAGGCGACCGTCGCGGCCGCGGCACCGATGAGGTTGCCCGCACGCGCGGTCTTGGGGCCGGACAGTCCCTTGAGCGCGAGGATGAACCCGACCGCGCAGAGCAGGTAGACGAGCTGGACCCAGGTCGGCATCAGCGCGCCCCTCCGGTGGAGCCGCCGGTGGCCGGGCCGGCCTTGGCGGGCTTGGCGGGCTTCTTGCGCGAGAACATCTGCAGCATCCGGTCGGTCACCACGAAGCCGCCGACCATGTTGATGGTGGCGAGCACGATCGCGACCAGGCCGACACCGACGGCCAGGCCGTCGTCGGTCGAGCCGGTGACCAGGATCGCGCCGAGCAGGATGACGCCGTGGATGGCGTTCGCGCCCGACATCAGCGGGGTGTGCAGGGTCGAGGACACCTTGGAGATGACCTCGACGCCGACGAAGACGCTCAGGATGAAGATCGTCAGCCAGACGACGCCCTCGCTCATGCGCCTGCTCCTTCTCCACCGGCCGGGGCCGGGTCGGGACGGGGGCCCTCGAGGGCCTCACGGGTGGGCTCGTGCACGATGCGCCCGGCG
This DNA window, taken from Nocardioides sp. HDW12B, encodes the following:
- a CDS encoding NAD(P) transhydrogenase subunit alpha; protein product: MSEGVVWLTIFILSVFVGVEVISKVSSTLHTPLMSGANAIHGVILLGAILVTGSTDDGLAVGVGLVAIVLATINMVGGFVVTDRMLQMFSRKKPAKPAKAGPATGGSTGGAR